The following are encoded together in the Variovorax sp. PBS-H4 genome:
- a CDS encoding sensor histidine kinase — MPSPLEGLGQSRRKPRLQLGLSLFWRTFFLLVLLLVGCTVAWLQTFRALEYEPRAIQTAHQIASLVNLTRAALVYSDAITRVSLIKTLADQEGVRILPREPNDRFTPYTTGALDARVTEELIDRLGEGTTVASRVNDEPGLWIGFTIESDAYWLLLDPTRFTRFGGRTWLIWLATTMALSLAGAALITRLINLPLKQLSRATMQVREGEYEAHRLDERARTNEIRAVNVGFNRMADQLAKIEQDRAVMLAGISHDLRTPLARLRLETEMSVTDEDAREHMAADIAQLDAIIDKFLDYARPDHVDFKPVLLRDVIDACTYAVQDHEDIKIKVDVPSDLRVMADEVELQRVISNLVENARRYGKTPATGVADITIQAQAHNDAVLIKVRDHGAGVAPALLSQLSKPFFRGDVARTSAAGAGLGLSIVTKNIERMGGTFALTSTPGRGLAAHIRMPRAASVKPEASPAGK, encoded by the coding sequence TTGCCAAGCCCGCTGGAGGGGCTCGGCCAATCCCGGCGCAAGCCGAGGCTGCAGCTGGGCCTCAGTCTCTTCTGGCGAACGTTCTTCCTGCTGGTGCTGCTGCTGGTCGGCTGCACGGTGGCCTGGCTGCAGACCTTCCGCGCTCTCGAGTACGAGCCCCGGGCCATCCAGACCGCGCACCAGATCGCCTCGCTGGTCAATCTCACGCGCGCGGCGCTGGTCTATTCCGATGCCATCACCCGCGTCTCGCTGATCAAGACCCTGGCCGACCAGGAGGGCGTGCGCATCCTGCCGCGCGAGCCCAACGACCGCTTCACGCCTTACACCACCGGCGCGCTCGATGCGCGCGTCACCGAGGAACTGATCGACCGCCTCGGCGAAGGCACCACCGTGGCCAGCCGGGTGAACGACGAGCCCGGCCTCTGGATCGGCTTCACGATCGAGAGCGACGCCTACTGGCTTCTGCTCGACCCCACGCGCTTCACTCGCTTCGGCGGCCGCACCTGGCTGATCTGGCTGGCCACGACCATGGCGCTTTCGCTGGCGGGCGCGGCACTGATCACGCGCCTGATCAACCTGCCCCTCAAGCAGCTGTCGCGCGCCACCATGCAGGTGCGCGAGGGCGAGTACGAGGCACACCGCCTGGACGAGCGCGCCCGCACCAACGAGATCCGCGCGGTGAACGTCGGCTTCAACCGCATGGCCGACCAGCTCGCGAAGATCGAGCAGGACCGCGCCGTGATGCTGGCCGGCATTTCGCACGACCTGCGCACCCCCCTGGCGCGGCTGCGCCTCGAGACCGAGATGAGCGTGACCGACGAGGACGCGCGCGAGCACATGGCGGCGGACATCGCGCAGCTCGACGCCATCATCGACAAGTTCCTCGACTACGCCCGCCCGGACCATGTGGACTTCAAGCCGGTGCTGCTGCGCGACGTGATCGACGCCTGCACCTACGCCGTGCAGGACCACGAGGACATCAAGATCAAGGTCGACGTGCCTTCCGACCTGCGCGTGATGGCCGACGAGGTCGAGCTGCAGCGCGTGATCTCCAACCTGGTCGAGAACGCGCGGCGCTACGGCAAGACACCCGCCACCGGCGTGGCCGACATCACGATCCAGGCGCAGGCCCACAACGACGCGGTGCTCATCAAGGTACGCGACCACGGCGCCGGCGTGGCGCCGGCGCTGCTTTCGCAGCTGAGCAAGCCCTTCTTCCGGGGCGACGTCGCCCGCACGTCGGCCGCCGGCGCCGGCCTGGGCCTGTCGATCGTGACCAAGAACATCGAGCGCATGGGCGGCACTTTCGCCCTCACCAGCACGCCGGGGCGTGGGCTCGCGGCGCACATCCGCATGCCGCGCGCGGCCTCGGTCAAGCCCGAGGCCTCGCCGGCGGGCAAATGA
- a CDS encoding RelA/SpoT family protein, giving the protein MSGASVVDYPLSAATAERTPVQENMLARARAFAQPLIADETLDTGENTLAHADAVAGIVAAMGGSEAMQAASYLVYSCQHLNRPQEVIAKVFGDNFAALAVETTKLVHVQKQARSVTASAHLADGAGTQTENVRKMLLAFSRDLRVVMLRLASRLQTLRYAAASKQPVHEGVARESLQVFAPLANRLGIWQVKWEIEDLSFRFLEPETYKLIARLLDEKRVEREGYVEQLRARLERELAAEGVKATVQGRPKNIYSIVKKMRGKALDFAQVFDIMALRVVVADVKDCYAALAWVHSNFQPISEEFDDYIARPKPNGYQSLHTVVREVVNGQAGKPIEIQIRTQQMHDHAEHGVAAHWAYKEAGHKGYAGVWASGEYDAKIAVLRQLLAWERDLSDGSQGQGLFDDRIYVLTPDAAIVELPQGATAVDFAYSVHTSLGHRCRGARVDGAMVPLNTPLQNGQTVEIIATKEGGPSRDWLNGELGYLASHRARAKVRAWFNAQVTHETVARGREAVEKVLQREGKTALKLDDLASQLGFKSADHLFEVVGKDEFSLRNIELLLRPPEPAPGPDDGVVIKKARAGGSGGKGGVLVVGVSSLMTQLAKCCKPAPPDPIRGFVTRGHGVSIHRADCSNFRMMAGREAERVIDVEWGEQRAGEASVYAVDVAVEATDRQGLLRDISDVFAREKMNVIGVQTQSVKGTAWMTFTVEIADAARLAQVLSVVSAVAGVRSARRR; this is encoded by the coding sequence ATGTCCGGTGCGTCCGTGGTCGACTACCCCCTGTCGGCCGCGACTGCGGAGCGCACGCCGGTGCAGGAGAACATGCTTGCGCGGGCGCGCGCCTTCGCCCAGCCGCTGATCGCCGACGAGACGCTGGACACCGGCGAAAACACGCTTGCCCACGCCGATGCCGTGGCCGGCATCGTGGCCGCGATGGGCGGGTCGGAAGCGATGCAGGCAGCCAGCTACCTGGTCTATTCCTGCCAGCACCTGAACCGGCCGCAGGAGGTCATCGCCAAGGTCTTCGGCGACAACTTCGCGGCGCTCGCGGTCGAGACCACCAAGCTGGTGCACGTGCAGAAGCAGGCGCGCTCGGTCACGGCCAGCGCGCACCTGGCCGACGGCGCCGGCACCCAAACGGAGAACGTGCGCAAGATGCTGCTCGCGTTCTCGCGTGACCTGCGGGTCGTGATGCTTCGGCTCGCATCGCGGCTGCAGACCCTGCGCTACGCCGCGGCGAGCAAGCAGCCGGTGCATGAAGGCGTCGCGCGTGAATCGCTGCAGGTCTTCGCGCCGCTGGCGAACCGGCTCGGCATCTGGCAGGTCAAGTGGGAGATCGAGGACCTGTCCTTCCGTTTCCTCGAACCCGAGACCTACAAGCTGATCGCGCGCCTGCTCGACGAGAAGCGCGTGGAGCGCGAAGGTTATGTCGAGCAGTTGCGCGCCCGGCTCGAGCGCGAGCTGGCCGCCGAGGGCGTGAAGGCGACGGTGCAGGGGCGGCCGAAGAACATCTACAGCATCGTCAAGAAGATGCGCGGCAAGGCATTGGACTTCGCGCAGGTGTTCGACATCATGGCGCTGCGCGTCGTCGTGGCCGACGTCAAGGACTGCTATGCGGCGCTGGCCTGGGTGCACTCCAACTTCCAGCCGATCTCCGAGGAGTTCGACGACTACATCGCGCGGCCGAAGCCGAACGGCTATCAATCGCTGCACACGGTGGTGCGCGAGGTCGTGAACGGCCAGGCCGGCAAGCCGATCGAGATCCAGATCCGGACGCAGCAGATGCATGACCACGCCGAGCATGGCGTGGCGGCGCACTGGGCCTATAAGGAGGCGGGCCACAAGGGCTATGCGGGCGTCTGGGCGAGCGGCGAGTACGACGCCAAGATCGCGGTGCTGCGGCAACTGCTGGCCTGGGAGCGCGACCTGTCCGACGGCTCCCAGGGGCAGGGCCTGTTCGACGACCGCATCTACGTTCTCACGCCCGATGCGGCGATCGTTGAATTACCGCAGGGCGCGACCGCAGTCGACTTCGCCTACTCGGTGCACACCAGCCTCGGACACCGCTGCCGTGGCGCGCGCGTCGACGGCGCGATGGTCCCGCTCAATACGCCGCTGCAGAACGGCCAGACGGTGGAGATCATCGCGACGAAAGAGGGCGGTCCTTCGCGCGACTGGCTCAACGGGGAGCTTGGCTACCTGGCGAGCCATCGCGCACGTGCCAAGGTGCGGGCCTGGTTCAACGCGCAAGTCACGCACGAGACGGTGGCGCGCGGCCGCGAGGCGGTCGAGAAGGTGCTGCAGCGCGAGGGAAAGACCGCGCTGAAGCTCGACGACCTGGCCTCGCAATTGGGCTTCAAGTCGGCCGATCACCTTTTCGAAGTGGTCGGCAAGGACGAGTTCTCGCTGCGCAACATCGAGTTGCTGCTGCGCCCGCCTGAGCCTGCGCCGGGGCCCGACGACGGCGTGGTCATCAAGAAGGCCCGGGCGGGCGGAAGCGGCGGCAAGGGTGGCGTGTTGGTGGTCGGCGTCTCTTCGCTGATGACGCAGCTCGCCAAGTGCTGCAAGCCGGCGCCGCCGGATCCGATCCGCGGCTTCGTGACGCGCGGGCATGGCGTCAGCATTCATCGTGCCGACTGCAGCAACTTCCGCATGATGGCCGGGCGCGAGGCCGAGCGCGTCATCGATGTCGAGTGGGGCGAGCAGCGCGCGGGCGAAGCATCGGTCTATGCAGTCGACGTGGCAGTGGAGGCGACCGATCGTCAAGGCCTCCTGCGCGACATTTCCGATGTGTTCGCACGCGAGAAGATGAACGTGATCGGGGTGCAGACGCAGTCCGTCAAAGGCACCGCCTGGATGACTTTCACCGTCGAAATCGCCGATGCGGCGCGGCTCGCGCAGGTGCTGAGTGTGGTGAGTGCGGTGGCCGGGGTGCGTTCCGCACGGCGCCGCTGA
- the ompR gene encoding osmolarity response regulator transcription factor OmpR, whose product MNQAPARTDKIVIVDDDARIRDLLRRYLTQEGFEVIVAEDGKALNRILLRDTVDLIVLDLMMPGEDGLSVCRRLRAANDRTPIIMLTAKGEDVDRIVGLEVGADDYLGKPFNPRELLARVHAVLRRRPPLEAPGAPSTDNETVNFGPFSFDLGSRTLKKDGEELSLTTGEFAMLKALVRHPRQPLSREKLAQLARGREFEPFDRSLDVQISRLRKLVESDAAAPRYIQTVWGVGYVFVPDGTT is encoded by the coding sequence ATGAATCAAGCTCCGGCTCGCACAGACAAGATCGTGATCGTCGACGACGACGCACGCATTCGCGACTTGCTGCGTCGCTACCTGACCCAGGAAGGCTTCGAGGTCATCGTGGCTGAAGACGGCAAGGCGCTCAACCGCATCCTGTTGCGCGACACGGTCGACCTGATCGTGCTCGACCTGATGATGCCCGGCGAGGATGGGCTGTCGGTCTGCCGGCGCCTGCGCGCTGCCAACGACCGCACGCCCATCATCATGCTGACCGCCAAGGGCGAAGACGTGGACCGCATTGTCGGCCTCGAAGTCGGCGCCGACGACTATCTGGGCAAGCCTTTCAATCCCCGCGAGCTGCTGGCCCGGGTGCACGCCGTGCTGCGCCGCCGTCCGCCGCTCGAAGCCCCGGGAGCGCCCTCCACCGACAACGAGACGGTGAACTTCGGCCCCTTCAGCTTCGACCTGGGCTCGCGCACCCTCAAGAAGGACGGCGAAGAGCTCTCCCTCACCACGGGCGAGTTCGCGATGCTCAAGGCGCTGGTGCGGCATCCGCGCCAGCCGCTGTCGCGCGAGAAGCTGGCCCAGCTGGCACGCGGCCGCGAGTTCGAGCCCTTCGACCGCAGCCTGGACGTGCAGATCTCGCGCCTGCGCAAGCTGGTCGAGTCCGATGCAGCGGCACCGCGCTACATCCAGACGGTCTGGGGCGTTGGCTACGTGTTCGTGCCGGACGGCACCACTTGA
- the phaR gene encoding polyhydroxyalkanoate synthesis repressor PhaR, producing the protein MQSKKSAGDKPTQRVIKKYPNRRLYDTETSTYITLAEVKQLVMDKSPFVVRDAKSGDDLTRSILLQIILEEEAGGAPMFTEQVLANIIRFYGQAMQGYMGPYLEKNIQAMTEVQAQLAEKAQALTPEMWARFMTMQSPMLQGLMGNYVEQSKNVFLQMQEQMQKNTEQVLGAFGIKRPQGGQTDD; encoded by the coding sequence GTGCAGAGCAAGAAGTCCGCCGGCGACAAGCCGACGCAGCGGGTGATCAAGAAATATCCCAACCGCCGGCTCTACGACACGGAAACCTCCACCTACATCACGCTTGCCGAGGTCAAGCAATTGGTCATGGACAAGTCACCCTTCGTGGTGCGCGACGCCAAGAGTGGCGACGACCTCACGCGCAGCATCTTGCTGCAGATCATTCTCGAGGAGGAGGCTGGTGGCGCGCCGATGTTCACCGAACAGGTCCTGGCCAACATCATCCGCTTCTACGGCCAGGCCATGCAGGGCTACATGGGACCCTACCTCGAGAAGAACATCCAGGCCATGACCGAGGTGCAAGCGCAGCTGGCCGAGAAGGCACAGGCGCTCACACCCGAAATGTGGGCCCGCTTCATGACCATGCAGTCGCCCATGCTCCAGGGGCTGATGGGCAACTACGTCGAGCAATCGAAGAACGTGTTCCTGCAGATGCAGGAGCAGATGCAGAAAAATACCGAGCAAGTGCTGGGTGCCTTCGGCATCAAGCGACCCCAGGGCGGTCAGACTGACGATTAG
- a CDS encoding SIMPL domain-containing protein (The SIMPL domain is named for its presence in mouse protein SIMPL (signalling molecule that associates with mouse pelle-like kinase). Bacterial member BP26, from Brucella, was shown to assemble into a channel-like structure, while YggE from E. coli has been associated with resistance to oxidative stress.): MNKIKKIAACAALLGACAGAAVAQTAPWTPPQNVLQLTATGTVEVQQDLLSMTLSTTRDAADAASVQTQLKTALDAALTEARKNAQPGLLDVRTGTFSLMPRYTRDGKITGWSGTTELVLEGKDFPRITQTAGRISTLTVGGIGFGLSREQRAKVETEAQTIAIENFKQKASELAKNFGFAGYTLREVSVNANQGPPIRPRMMAAEASSKMSYDAAVPVEAGKTSVVVNVSGSVQLK; encoded by the coding sequence TTGAACAAGATCAAGAAAATCGCGGCCTGTGCCGCATTGCTGGGCGCCTGCGCCGGCGCCGCCGTCGCGCAGACTGCGCCCTGGACTCCGCCGCAGAACGTGCTGCAGCTGACAGCCACGGGCACGGTGGAAGTGCAGCAGGATCTGCTCTCCATGACGCTGAGCACCACGCGCGACGCGGCCGACGCCGCGAGCGTGCAAACCCAGTTGAAGACCGCCCTGGATGCCGCTTTGACCGAGGCACGCAAGAACGCCCAACCGGGGCTGCTCGACGTGCGCACCGGCACCTTCAGCCTGATGCCCCGCTATACGCGCGACGGCAAGATCACCGGCTGGTCGGGCACCACCGAGCTGGTGCTGGAGGGGAAGGACTTTCCGCGCATCACGCAGACGGCCGGGCGCATTTCCACGCTCACCGTCGGCGGCATCGGCTTCGGCCTGAGCCGCGAGCAGCGCGCCAAGGTCGAGACCGAGGCGCAGACCATTGCCATCGAGAACTTCAAGCAGAAGGCGTCCGAGCTCGCCAAGAACTTTGGCTTTGCCGGCTACACGCTGCGCGAGGTGTCGGTCAATGCCAACCAGGGCCCGCCGATCAGGCCGCGCATGATGGCGGCAGAGGCCTCGTCGAAGATGTCGTATGACGCCGCGGTGCCGGTCGAAGCCGGCAAGACCAGCGTGGTCGTCAACGTCTCGGGGTCGGTACAGCTCAAGTAG
- the rnr gene encoding ribonuclease R: MDQVRATGFEFQERKRVYIKNLSHSGGLLDEVEGTVQGHRDGHGFVQRDDGDADIYLPPNEMRAVLHKDRVKARVVRQDRRGRPEGRVVEIIERPQQPIIGRLLHEGGIWLVAPEDKRYGQDVMIPKVAIGTAKVGQVVVVQLTEPPALFGQPVGRVKEVLGEIDDPGMEIEIAVRKYGVPHEFSEACLAEAKALPDKVRAIDKKGRVDLTDVPLVTIDGEDARDFDDAVYCEPAKVGRGKGWRLLVAIADVSAYVQTGSAIDIDAYDRATSVYFPRRVIPMLPEKLSNGLCSLNPEVERLCMVCDMLVTAEGEIYAYQFYPAVMWSHARFTYTEVAAILGNTRGPEAAKRKERVKDLLNLHDAYRALLAQRSKRGAVDFETTETQIICDEAGRIEKIVPRTRNEAHRLIEEAMLAANVCSADFIAEGKHPGLYRVHEGPTPEKKEILRGYLKAMGVGLSITDHPKPGEFQAIAQATKERPDAQQIHTMLLRSMQQAIYTPINSGHFGLAYEAYTHFTSPIRRYPDLLVHRVIKAILGKTRYQLPMLPTPGEAHAKLAKRWAARVKAPTTRPQKATVAPSKEVLAWEAAGLHCSANERRADEASRDVEAWLKCKYMREHLGEEYGGVVTAATTFGIFVTLDAMYVEGLVHITELGGEYFKFDEQRQELRGERTGIRYAIGTRVRVQVSRVDLDGRKIDFRLVREGEELSSRALKDKGLSTGGVPAKASTKRSARKKPEPSGIERSERSSDHGVGAAPQSAMQAFRTAVKKAASKMKGRKPRR; the protein is encoded by the coding sequence ATGGATCAAGTCCGTGCAACAGGTTTTGAATTTCAGGAAAGAAAGAGAGTATATATTAAAAATTTGAGTCACTCCGGCGGCTTGCTGGACGAAGTCGAAGGAACGGTGCAGGGTCATCGCGATGGGCACGGCTTCGTGCAGCGCGACGATGGCGACGCCGACATCTACCTGCCTCCCAACGAAATGCGCGCGGTGCTGCACAAGGACCGCGTCAAGGCGCGCGTCGTGCGCCAGGATCGCCGCGGGCGGCCCGAGGGCCGCGTGGTCGAGATCATCGAGCGACCCCAGCAGCCGATCATCGGCCGGCTTCTGCACGAAGGCGGCATCTGGCTCGTCGCGCCCGAGGACAAGCGCTACGGCCAGGACGTGATGATTCCCAAGGTCGCGATCGGTACCGCCAAGGTGGGCCAGGTGGTGGTCGTGCAACTGACCGAACCGCCTGCGCTGTTCGGCCAACCCGTAGGCCGCGTCAAGGAGGTGCTCGGCGAAATCGACGATCCGGGCATGGAGATCGAGATCGCCGTGCGCAAGTACGGCGTGCCGCACGAGTTCTCCGAGGCTTGCCTGGCCGAGGCCAAGGCACTGCCAGACAAGGTGCGTGCCATCGACAAGAAGGGCCGTGTCGACCTGACCGATGTTCCGCTTGTCACCATCGACGGCGAGGACGCCCGGGACTTCGACGATGCCGTGTACTGCGAGCCTGCCAAGGTGGGACGTGGCAAGGGCTGGCGTCTCCTGGTCGCCATCGCGGACGTCAGCGCCTATGTGCAGACCGGCTCCGCCATCGACATCGACGCCTACGACCGCGCGACCAGTGTCTACTTTCCGCGCCGCGTGATTCCCATGCTGCCGGAGAAGTTGTCCAACGGCCTGTGCTCGCTGAACCCCGAGGTCGAGCGCTTGTGCATGGTCTGCGACATGCTGGTGACCGCCGAAGGCGAGATCTACGCGTACCAGTTCTACCCGGCTGTGATGTGGAGCCATGCGCGCTTCACCTACACGGAGGTTGCTGCGATCCTCGGCAATACGCGCGGCCCGGAGGCAGCCAAGCGCAAGGAGCGCGTGAAGGATCTGCTCAACCTGCACGACGCGTACCGCGCGCTGCTCGCGCAGCGCAGCAAGCGCGGCGCAGTCGACTTCGAAACCACCGAGACGCAGATCATCTGCGACGAGGCCGGCCGCATCGAGAAGATCGTGCCCCGCACGCGCAATGAGGCGCACCGCCTGATCGAGGAGGCGATGCTTGCGGCCAACGTCTGCAGCGCCGACTTCATTGCAGAAGGCAAGCATCCAGGCCTGTATCGCGTGCACGAGGGCCCGACGCCCGAGAAAAAAGAAATCCTGCGCGGCTACCTCAAGGCGATGGGCGTGGGCCTGTCGATCACCGACCATCCCAAGCCCGGCGAGTTCCAGGCGATTGCGCAGGCAACCAAAGAGCGGCCCGATGCGCAGCAGATCCACACCATGCTGCTGCGATCGATGCAGCAGGCGATCTACACGCCGATCAACAGCGGCCACTTCGGCCTGGCCTACGAGGCCTACACGCATTTCACCAGCCCGATCCGTCGCTACCCCGACCTGCTGGTGCATCGGGTGATCAAGGCGATCCTGGGCAAGACAAGGTACCAATTGCCGATGTTGCCGACGCCGGGCGAGGCGCATGCCAAGCTCGCCAAGCGGTGGGCGGCGCGGGTCAAGGCGCCGACCACCAGGCCGCAGAAGGCCACGGTCGCGCCGAGCAAGGAGGTGCTGGCCTGGGAGGCGGCCGGCCTGCACTGCAGTGCAAACGAGCGCCGTGCCGACGAAGCCAGCCGCGACGTGGAAGCCTGGCTCAAGTGCAAATACATGCGCGAGCATCTGGGCGAGGAGTACGGCGGCGTGGTCACTGCCGCCACCACCTTCGGCATCTTCGTTACGCTCGACGCGATGTACGTGGAAGGCCTGGTGCATATCACCGAGCTCGGCGGCGAGTACTTCAAGTTCGACGAACAGCGGCAGGAACTGCGCGGCGAGCGCACCGGCATCCGCTACGCCATCGGCACGCGCGTGCGCGTGCAGGTGAGCCGTGTCGACCTCGACGGCCGGAAAATCGACTTCCGCTTGGTGCGCGAGGGCGAGGAGCTGAGCTCGCGTGCCTTGAAGGACAAGGGCCTTTCGACCGGGGGCGTGCCCGCCAAGGCCTCGACCAAGCGCAGCGCGCGCAAGAAGCCCGAGCCTTCCGGCATCGAACGCAGCGAGCGCAGCAGCGATCATGGTGTCGGCGCCGCGCCGCAGTCGGCCATGCAGGCTTTCCGTACGGCCGTCAAGAAGGCCGCCAGCAAGATGAAAGGGCGCAAGCCGCGCCGTTGA
- a CDS encoding 3-hydroxybutyrate dehydrogenase — MLKGKTALVTGSTSGIGLGIAKALAQQGASIVLNGFGDTDKPKADIESLGVKVDYHGADMSKPSDIEDMMKFAAARFGRVDILVNNAGIQHVAKVEDFPVERWDAVIAINLTSAFHTTRLAVPAMREANWGRIVNIASAHGLVASAQKSAYVAAKHGIVGLTKAVALETATTGVTCNAICPGWVLTPLVQKQIDDRSAREGISVTQAQNDLLGEKQPSLQFTTVEQLGGLAVFLCSPAADQVRGVAWQVDGGWTAQ, encoded by the coding sequence ATGCTCAAAGGCAAAACCGCGCTTGTCACGGGGTCCACCAGTGGCATCGGGCTCGGCATCGCGAAGGCGCTGGCGCAACAGGGCGCCAGCATCGTGCTCAACGGTTTCGGCGACACGGACAAGCCGAAGGCAGACATCGAGTCCCTCGGCGTCAAGGTCGACTATCACGGCGCCGACATGAGCAAGCCGTCCGACATCGAGGACATGATGAAGTTTGCCGCAGCCAGGTTCGGCCGCGTCGACATCCTGGTCAACAACGCCGGGATCCAACACGTCGCCAAGGTCGAGGATTTCCCCGTCGAACGTTGGGACGCGGTGATCGCCATCAATCTCACAAGCGCCTTTCACACCACACGCCTTGCGGTACCGGCGATGCGCGAAGCCAACTGGGGCCGCATCGTCAACATTGCATCGGCACATGGACTCGTGGCCTCGGCGCAGAAGTCGGCTTACGTGGCCGCCAAGCACGGCATCGTCGGGCTCACCAAGGCCGTAGCGCTCGAGACGGCCACCACCGGTGTCACCTGCAACGCGATCTGCCCCGGTTGGGTGCTGACGCCGCTGGTGCAAAAGCAGATCGACGACCGCTCTGCACGCGAAGGCATTTCAGTCACTCAGGCCCAGAACGACCTGCTTGGCGAGAAGCAGCCATCGCTGCAGTTCACCACCGTCGAGCAGTTGGGCGGCCTCGCGGTCTTCCTGTGCTCGCCGGCCGCCGACCAGGTGCGAGGCGTGGCCTGGCAGGTCGACGGCGGCTGGACGGCACAGTAG
- the rimO gene encoding 30S ribosomal protein S12 methylthiotransferase RimO — MSEVASPERIATPASPKVGFVSLGCPKALTDSELILTRLSAEGYQTSKTFEGADLVIVNTCGFIDDAVKESLDTIGEALAENGRVIVTGCLGAKTGEAGGNLVRQMHPSVLAVTGPHATQEVMDAVHANLPKPHDPFIDLVPQAFGIAGLKLTPRHYAYLKISEGCNHRCTFCIIPSMRGDLASRPVGDVLGEAKALFEGGVKELLVISQDTSAYGVDVKYRTGFWDGKPIKTRMLELVRTLGEIAEQYGAWVRLHYVYPYPAVDDVIPLMASGQVLPYLDVPLQHSHPAVLRRMKRPASGEKNLERIARWRELCPELVIRSTFIAGFPGETEEEFEHLLDFIREAEIDRAGCFAYSSVQGAAANDLPGMLPEAEREARRARFMEVAEAVSTAKLRRRIGATMQVLVDSAPGMGRKGGVGRTYADAPEIDGTVRLLPPEKISKTLKVGDFTRARIVGAEGHDLVALPI; from the coding sequence ATGAGCGAAGTAGCCTCCCCTGAACGCATTGCCACGCCGGCCAGCCCCAAGGTCGGATTCGTGAGCCTCGGCTGTCCCAAGGCACTCACCGATTCCGAGCTGATCCTGACCCGGCTGAGCGCCGAGGGCTACCAGACCTCCAAGACTTTCGAAGGTGCCGACCTGGTGATCGTCAACACCTGCGGCTTCATCGACGATGCCGTCAAGGAAAGCCTCGACACCATCGGGGAGGCGCTGGCCGAGAACGGCCGCGTGATCGTCACCGGCTGCCTCGGCGCCAAGACGGGCGAGGCGGGGGGCAACCTGGTGCGCCAGATGCATCCGAGCGTGCTGGCGGTCACCGGCCCGCATGCGACACAGGAAGTCATGGACGCGGTACATGCCAACCTGCCCAAGCCGCACGACCCGTTCATCGACTTGGTGCCGCAGGCCTTCGGCATTGCAGGCCTGAAGCTGACGCCGCGGCACTATGCCTATTTGAAGATCAGCGAAGGCTGCAATCATCGCTGCACCTTCTGCATCATTCCTTCGATGCGCGGCGATCTGGCGTCGCGGCCGGTGGGCGACGTGCTGGGCGAAGCCAAGGCCCTTTTCGAAGGGGGTGTGAAGGAACTGCTGGTCATCAGCCAGGACACCTCGGCCTATGGGGTCGACGTCAAGTATCGAACTGGCTTCTGGGACGGCAAGCCGATCAAGACGCGCATGCTGGAGCTGGTGCGCACGCTGGGTGAGATCGCCGAGCAATACGGCGCCTGGGTACGGTTGCACTACGTGTACCCCTATCCTGCCGTCGACGACGTGATCCCGCTGATGGCCAGTGGTCAGGTGCTGCCTTACCTCGACGTGCCGCTGCAGCACAGTCATCCGGCAGTGCTGCGGCGCATGAAGCGGCCTGCCAGCGGCGAGAAGAACCTGGAGCGCATCGCACGCTGGCGCGAGCTGTGCCCCGAGCTCGTTATCCGCAGCACTTTCATCGCCGGCTTTCCAGGGGAGACGGAAGAGGAGTTCGAGCATCTGCTCGACTTCATCCGCGAGGCCGAGATCGATCGCGCGGGCTGCTTTGCGTACAGCTCGGTCCAAGGCGCAGCCGCCAACGACCTCCCGGGCATGCTGCCCGAGGCAGAGCGAGAGGCGCGCCGTGCGCGCTTCATGGAAGTGGCGGAGGCGGTGTCGACCGCCAAGCTGCGCCGGCGCATCGGTGCCACCATGCAGGTACTTGTCGACTCAGCGCCGGGGATGGGACGCAAGGGTGGCGTGGGACGCACCTATGCCGATGCACCCGAGATCGACGGCACGGTGCGGCTGCTGCCGCCCGAGAAGATCAGCAAGACCCTGAAGGTCGGTGATTTCACGCGTGCACGCATCGTCGGCGCCGAGGGACACGATCTGGTCGCGTTGCCAATCTGA